From Bombus vancouverensis nearcticus chromosome 15, iyBomVanc1_principal, whole genome shotgun sequence, the proteins below share one genomic window:
- the mbc gene encoding dedicator of cytokinesis protein myoblast city isoform X2: MTMAWKQVKEHLGVAIHNFVHGTPYAMQLTVGEMVQILEEYGDWYYGRSKFKGTCGIFPKSYIHILQQSVNMDCLIHEITNVLREWGHHWKHLYVIHSMHFRTMQQQILELIGYRSKILSGTLTVDELKDVKRLATARIDTGNQLLGMDMVVRDDQGNVLSPEETSTIQLYYHHETAAERIRKAANDTKHKPSKPQAPVYSHIFFISVRNFVCKMAEDVELLLTLYDGREMKTITENYVVSWSKEGLARDIDQLHNLRVLFTDLGSRDLTRDKVYLVCYVIRVGGMEAKDADHRRSSVAQTNQKVKNTENMRRPFGVAAMDITLYITGKLEGDSDHHHFIPFVHCEKESLDGTLRRILSQKEINIQKSSNGNSGSSAGGQGLWASLKLLRGDPKQVRDENPHLVLGNVAIARKMGFPEVILPGDVRNDLYLTLISGEFNKGSKSTDKNVEVTVKVCNEFGVPIPGVMTLGGGASPIDEYHSVIYYHEDKPRWCETFKIAIPIEEFKQAHLKFTFKHRSSNEAKDKSEKPFALSYVKLMQRNGTTLQDIQHELLVYKLDQKKYEEIDISYLKLPSTRGELVELSLEKKPTLGTLTLSSKDSFLIATNICSTKLTQNVDLLGLLNWASHNTNLRESLIALMKVDGEEVVKFLQDVLDALFNILMSNSDSDVYDDMVFECLLYIIGLVSDRKYQHFQPVMDLYISESFSATLAYKKLISVLRKRIDNATNNDGQERDILLKTMKSLQYCMRFVVESRLLFTALNQDEEEFSQTLTELLRSIVELMRHETDSTLLVQGACLKYLPTTIPHLLRVYSGKQLSTILTDLLVTLPVGRLTKQKMMTVNDIVHSPLFLSAECRAILLPRITILVRDLLEAKEEGLSSTPGNSVAKVARLLGEKRHRLNQHRGYSEEVELCVKILSDILELTFRKDIGSTIQDVKEIMLTALRTIIQTVISMDRENPLVGNLVSVMLAIFRQMTQHHYEIYINHFGTKFDLLDFLMEILLVFKDLVSKSVFPGDWCEMIMLQNSIILKSLRYFSGTIRDYFFTDFEQQAWSNFFHCAIAFLTQPALQLETFTPSKRNRIVLRYNDMRRETAFEIRSMWFNLGQHKILFVPGLVGAILEMALIPETELRKATIPIFFDMMQCEFYSSRIVEGYGDTKRDPAHIKANFTEYENEMIAKLDILVEGGRGDEQFHLLWIQVMGNLCEKHSTMREQGLRFVDTVAKLMERLLQYRDVIHAESQEHRMLCIVNLLEFYSEINRKEMYIRYVNKLCELHLECDNYTEAAYSLKLHSQLLAWSDQPLPPLLRSHRYLACQTHRELKEALYNDMIEYFDKGKMWECALAVCKELVTQYEEETFDYLQLSVLLTRMAKFYDSIVKQLRPEPEYFRVAYYGRGHPAFLQNKVFIYRGKEYERLSDFCSRTLNQLPNAEQMNKLSPPTSEMLESNHQYVQINRVDPLMDEKRHRLSGKPITAEAVLRYHRVNDVQRFRFSRPAPKKDLTSTTANSGDKETNTVTNNEFASLWLERTVLVTSHPLPGILRCFPVTSSETYLVSPLRNAIETMEATNTTLRDLILAHRADNNIPLNPLSMKLNGILDPAVMGGIDNYEKAFLNSEYRSAHPEESSDLLKLEGLIAEQIPLLSVGVQLHKARAPPELTPFHQRLEQCFTSMRNQVEAKYGKRTCDLQIESLTQPVMMRRHQSSRGENNRLSESHIMNSDCGTHSRVSSLTRSQVATFKSLASFNFNNSTPSSGTQNVSLSRNCSIRSHILSTASLQKALGSPSPGTNKKKDSKRRSSRKSDSVASTKSDQPTSQWYTTADVPQITSSPVTPLMSSFPTTPIFELRQELTPKRPLRSEVEKERRISNRLSGQSQHYLRNINNGMDSSSLGKGNRDSIGTTDSTASEDDPPPPLPMKTREADYCNLPEELPVQHCGTGSLNNFNRSLGQWSKNKLPTPTDDLDIQTKPPTPPPKPKRPPYSLNKLILSSDIDNFSQDPSVT; this comes from the exons atgacaaTGGCATGGAAGCAAGTTAAAGAACATTTAGGAGTTG CCATACATAACTTTGTACATGGGACTCCTTATGCAATGCAATTGACTGTTGGAGAAATGGTACAGATATTAGAAGAATATGGAGATTGGTATTATGGACGTAGTAAATTTAAAGGGACATGTGGAATTTTCCCAAAATCTTATATACACATTTTACAACAATCAGTGAATATGGATTGTTTAATACATGAAATCACTAATGTTTTACGAGAATGGGGACACCATTGGAAGCATCTATATGTA ATTCACTCTATGCACTTCAGAACAATGCAACAACAGATTTTGGAGTTAATAGGATATAGAAGCAAAATTCTAAGTGGCACATTGACAGTAGATGAATTAAAGGATGTGAAAAGATTAGCAACAGCTAGAATTGATACTGGTAATCAATTATTGGGCATGGATATGGTTGTACGTGATGATCAAGGAAATGTTCTTAGTCCTGAAGAAACAAGTACAATTCAGTTATATTATCATCATGAAACAGCTGCAGAAAGAATAAGAAAGGCAGCTAATGATACAAAACATAAACCTTCAAAACCACAAGCACCAGTATACTcacatatcttttttattagTGTAAGAAACTTCGTATGTAAAATGGCAGAAGATGTAGAATTGTTATTAACTTTGTACGATGGGAGAGAAATGAAAACTATTACTGAAAATTATGTTGTGTCATGGAGCAAGGAAGGACTTGCCAGAGACATAGATCAATTACACAATCTTCGAGTTTTATTTACAGACCTTGGTTCTCGAGATTTAACTAGAGATAAAGTTTACTTAGTTTGTTATGTAATTAGAGTAGGAGGTATGGAAGCTAAAGATGCTGATCATCGACGTTCAAGTGTAGCACAAACTAATCAAAAAGTCAAAAATACTGAAAATATGAGAAGACCATTTGGTGTAGCAGCAATGGATATTACTTTATACATTACTGGTAAACTTGAGGGTGATTCAGATCATCATCATTTTATTCCGTTTGTACA TTGTGAGAAAGAAAGTTTGGATGGTacattacgtagaattctttcccaaaaagaaataaatattcaaaaaagTAGTAATGGCAATAGTGGCAGCTCTGCTGGTGGTCAAGGTTTATGGGCTAGCTTAAAGTTGCTTAGGGGAGATCCAAAACAA GTACGTGATGAAAATCCACATCTAGTACTTGGTAATGTTGCTATTGCAAGAAAAATGGGATTTCCAGAAGTTATTTTACCAGGTGATGTGAGGAATGATTTGTACCTCACATTGATTAGTGGTGAATTTAATAAAGGATCAAAGTCTACAGATAAAAATGTTGAAGTTACA GTTAAAGTATGCAATGAGTTTGGTGTACCAATACCAGGAGTTATGACATTAGGTGGTGGAGCTTCACCTATTGATGAATATCATAGTGTTATTTATTATCATGAAGATAAACCTAGATGGTGTGAAACATTTAAAATTGCTATTCCAATTGAAGAATTTAAACAAGCAcatttaaaatttacatttaaacaTCGAAGTTCAAATGAAGCAAAAGATAAATCTGAAAAACCTTTTGCCTTAAGTTATGTGAAATTGATGCAGCGTAATGGAACAACATTGCAAGATATACAGCATGAGCTACTAGTTTATAAATTAGACCAAAAGAAATATGAAGAAATTGATATTTCATATTTGAAATTGCCATCTACAAGGGGTGAATTG GTTGAATTAAGTTTAGAAAAAAAACCGACATTAGGAACGCTTACTTTAAGTAGTAAAGACAGTTTTCTGATAGCGACTAATATTTGTTCAACAAAATTAACGCAAAATGTAGATTTATTAGGTTTATTGAATTGGGCATCACACAATACAAATTTAAGAGAATCTCTGATTGCTTTAATGAAAGTTGATGGTGAAGAAGTAGTGAAGTTCCTACAG gATGTTTTAGATGCTTTGTTTAACATATTAATGAGTAATTCAGATAGTGACGTTTATGATGATATGGTGTTtgaatgtttattatatattattgggCTTGTATCTGATAGAAAATACCAACATTTTCAACCAGTAATGGATTTGTATATTTCTGAGAGTTTCTCTGCAACGCTCGCATACAAAAAATTGATTAGTGTATTACGTAAACGTATAGATAATGCAACTAATAATGATGGACAAGAACGTGATATATTACTCAAGACAATGAAAAGTCTTCAATACTGCATGAGATTTGTTGTAGAATCCCGTCTTTTATTTACTGC GTTAAATCAAGATGAAGAGGAATTCTCTCAAACTTTAACAGAATTATTGAGATCTATAGTTGAACTCATGAGGCACGAAACAGATAGTACTTTATTAGTTCAAGGAGCATGCTTGAAATATTTACCAACTACTATACCCCATTTGCTACGAGTATATAGTGGCAAGCAGCTGAGCACAATTTTGACTGACTTATTAGTTACTTTACCAGTAGGAAGATTAACTAAACAGAAAATGATGACAGTGAATGATATTGTTCATAGCCCCCTTTTTTTAAGTGCAGAATGCAGAGCAATTCTGTTACCTAGAATTACTATTTTGGTTCGTGATTTATTGGAAGCTAAAGAAGAG GGGCTGTCAAGTACGCCTGGAAATAGCGTGGCGAAGGTAGCCAGGCTGCTCGGAGAAAAACGACACCGACTCAACCAGCATCGTGGCTACTCTGAAGAG GTAGAATTGTGTGTTAAGATTTTATCTGACATCCTGGAATTAACATTTAGGAAAGATATAGGAAGCACTATACAGGATGTGAAAGAAATTATGCTTACTGCTCTACGGACCATTATACAGACAGTTATATCAATGGATAGAGAAAATCCATTAGTAGGAAATTTAGTTTCAGTTATGTTAGCAATATTCAg aCAAATGACACAACATCATtacgaaatttatataaatcacTTTGGAACTAAATTTGATTTGCTTGATTTCCTCATGGAAATATTATTAGTATTTAAAGATTTAGTATCGAAAAGTGTATTTCCAGGAGATTGGTGCGAAATGATTATGCTTCAAAATAGTATAATTTTAAAGTCATTGCGTTATTTCTCGGGCACTATTAGAGATTATTTTTTTACTGATTTTGAACAGCAAGCTTGGTCCAATTTTTTTCATTGTGCAATTGCGTTTTTGACTCAGCCAGCCTTACAGTTGGAAACATTCACGCCATCAAAACGCAATCGTATTGTTTTGCGCTATAATGATATGCGAAG AGAAACAGCGTTTGAAATACGATCAATGTGGTTTAATTTAGGACAGCATAAAATATTGTTTGTTCCGGGTTTAGTTGGAGCAATATTAGAAATGGCATTAATTCCAGAAACTGAATTAAGAAAAGCTACTATTCCTATATTTTTTGATATGATGCAATGTGAATTTTATAGTTCACGTATTGTTGAAGGATATGGTGATACTAAACGTGATCCGGCTCACATAAAAGCTAATTTCACagaatatgaaaatgaaatgattGCAAAATTAGATATATTG GTTGAAGGAGGCAGGGGAGATGAACAATTTCATTTGCTTTGGATTCAAGTAATGGGTAATCTTTGTGAAAAGCACTCAACTATGCGAGAACAAGGATTACGCTTTGTTGATACAGTAGCTAAACTTATGGAACGCCTATTACAATATCGTGATGTCATACATGCAGAGTCTCAGGAACATAGAATGTTGTGTATTGTAAACTTACTAGAATTTTACTctgaaataaatagaaaagaaatgtATATTAG ATATGTAAATAAGCTTTGTGAGCTACATTTGGAGTGTGACAATTACACTGAAGCAGCATATTCTTTGAAACTTCATAGCCAATTACTAGCTTGGAGTGATCAACCATTACCGCCACTTTTAAGATCGCATAGATATTTAGCGTGTCAAACGCATCGTGAATTAAAAGAGGCATTATATAATGATATGATCGAATACTTTGATAAAGGTAAAATGTGGGAATGTGCACTTGCAGTATGTAAAGAATTAGTTACACAATACGAAGAAGAGACATTTGATTATTTACAACTTTCTGTATTATTGACGCGCATGGCAAAGTTTTACGACTCAATAGTAAAACAACTAAGGCCTGAGCCTGAATATTTTAGAGTTGCGTATTATGGACGTGGTCACCCGGCATTTTTACAAAATAAG GTATTTATTTATCGTGGAAAAGAGTATGAGCGTCTCAGTGATTTTTGTTCACGAACATTAAATCAGTTACCAAATGCAGAACAAATGAACAAATTGTCTCCTCCTACTTCGGAAATGCTAGAATCCAATCATCAATACGTCCAAATTAATAGGGTAGATCCATTAATGGATGAAAAGAGGCATCGTCTTAGTGGGAAACCTATAACGGCAGAAGCAGTTTTGAG ATATCATCGAGTGAACGACGTTCAACGTTTTCGATTTTCAAGACCAGCACCAAAGAAAGATTTAACCTCTACTACTGCAAATTCTGGTGATAAAGAAACGAATACTGTTACCAATAACGAGTTTGCTTCACTATGGTTAGAAAGAACAGTACTCGTTACGAGTCATCCTTTGCCAGGCATTCTTAGATGCTTTCCTGTTACATCTAGTGAAACCTATTTAGTTAGTCCTCTTCGCAATGCAATTGAAACAATGGAAGCTACAAATACTACATTAAGAGATTTAATCTTAGCACACAGAGCTGATAATAATATTCCGCTAAATCCGCTTAGTATGAAACTAAATGGTATATTAGATCCAGCGGTAATGGGTGGTATAGATAATTATGAGAAAGCGTTCCTTAATTCTGAATATCGCAGTGCTCATCCAGAAGAAAGTTCCGATCTTTTGAAACTAGAGGGGTTAATCGCTGAACAAATTCCATTACTGAGTGTTGGTGTCCAATTACATAAAGCACGTGCTCCGCCTGAATTGACTCCGTTTCATCAACGTTTGGAGCAATGTTTTACATCAATGCGGAATCAAGTAGAGGCGAAATATGGGAAAAGG ACATGCGATCTACAAATTGAAAGCTTAACTCAACCTGTTATGATGAGAAGACATCAAAGTTCGAGAGGCGAGAATAATCGATTATCTGAATCACATATTATGAATTCAGA CTGTGGAACTCACTCCAGGGTATCCTCTCTTACAAGATCCCAAGTTGCAACATTCAAGTCGCTCGCCTCATTCAATTTTAACAACAGTACACCTTCATCTGGTACTCAAAACGTCAGTTTGTCAAG GAATTGTTCAATACGTTCACACATATTATCAACTGCATCTCTACAAAAGGCATTAGGAAGTCCAAGTCCAGggacaaataaaaagaaagattcaAAACGAAGAAGTTCACGCAAGAGTGATTCAGTTGCATCAACAAAAAGTGATCAGCCGACGAGTCAGTGGTATACTACAGCAGATGTACCACAAATTACGTCGTCCCCTGTCACTCCATTAATGTCCAGTTTTCCTACTACTCCAATATTCGAACTTCGTCAAGAG CTAACACCTAAACGTCCTTTGAGGTCGGAAgtagaaaaggaaagaagaataaGTAATCGTTTATCTGGGCAATCTCAACATTATTTAAGGAACATAAACAATGGAATGGATTCAAGTAGTTTAGGGAAAGGAAATAGAGATAGTATTGGTACTACAGACAGTACAGCGTCTGAAGATGACCCGCCACCACCCTTACCTATGAAAACACGGGAGGCTGATTATTGTAATCTTCCAGAAGAATTGCCTGTTCAGCATTGTGGAACAGGTAGTCTAAATAACTTTAATCGATCTTTAGGACAATGGTCAAAAAACAAACTTCCAACCCCTACAGACGATCTTGACATTCAAACAAAGCCACCCACTCCACCTCCGAAGCCAAAAAGGCCGCCTTATAGCTTAAACAAACTTATTCTTTCTTCAGATATAGATAATTTTAGTCAAGACCCATCCGTAACTTGA